The following are encoded together in the Cololabis saira isolate AMF1-May2022 chromosome 5, fColSai1.1, whole genome shotgun sequence genome:
- the cstpp1 gene encoding centriolar satellite-associated tubulin polyglutamylase complex regulator 1 isoform X1, translating to MNRLSAAVPAEQYLADSHVLFYLSDAVTQLLEHKEEYTQFGLIRYFAEYFSSVKNSNHVLFREYNYIQATPHNKASFIRVFWRCFRQIGKSGDSLSVLEYRSLLQLLCPDFPVEVVQSAARIVLMDDTTDCLMSFSDFIYAFQLQFYYKEFLESVLGIYQDLLAGKSPNTVFVPTSASVEQMLPLAAEENEKEEPQQDEVEASTLAQCVETLCDRFKHSHPSRACMREILQQADKISYYSFLMSLSKHEAINQTIGALPSKTELLIDPEMDQELDKLIAQISVSPGSNSSGSAVGALKEVPRRASPRRNIHHRRRMEVESDGSNEETDSSEN from the exons atgaACCGTCTGAGCGCCGCCGTGCCCGCGGAGCAGTACCTCG cgGACAGCCACGTCCTGTTCTACCTGAGCGACGCAGTGACCCAGCTGCTGGAGCACAAGGAGGAGTACACCCAGTTTGGCCTGATCCGATACTTTGCAGAATA TTTCAGCAGTGTGAAGAACAGCAACCACGTCCTCTTCAGGGAGTATAACTACATCCAGGCCACTCCGCACAACAAAGCGTCTTTCATCAGAGTCTTCTGGAGATGCTTCAGGCAGATTGGCAAAAGTGGAG ACTCTCTGTCCGTGCTGGAGTACCGGTCCCTGCTGCAGTTACTGTGTCCGGACTTCCCCGTGGAGGTGGTGCAGAGTGCAGCCAG AATTGTTCTGATGGATGACACCACGGACTGTTTGATGTCATTCTCTGACTTCATTTATGCCTTCCAGCTGCAGTTCTATTACAAAG AGTTCTTGGAGAGTGTTCTGGGGATCTACCAGGACCTGTTAGCTGGGAAGAGTCCCAACACGGTCTTCGTCCCAACATCGGCCTCCGTGGAGCAGATGCTGCCTCTGGCAGCAGAGGAGAATGAAAAGGAAGAGCCACAGCAAGATGAGGTGGAGGCGTCCACTCTGGCCCAGTGTGTGGAGACGCTCTGCGACCGGTTCAAGCACAG TCATCCGTCCAGGGCATGTATGAGGGAAATCCTGCAGCAGGCTGACAAGATCTCTTACTACAGCTTCCTCATGAGTCTTTCCAAACATGAGGCCATCAACCAAACTATCG GAGCATTACCCAGTAAGACGGAGCTGCTCATTGACCCTGAGATGGACCAGGAACTAGACAAACT AATCGCTCAGATCTCTGTGAGTCCTGGTAGCAACAGCAGCGGCAGCGCAGTGGGGGCGCTGAAGGAGGTGCCGAGGAGAGCGTCTCCCCGGAGGAACATCCACCACCGCAGGAGGATGGAGGTGGAGAGCGACGGCTCCAACGAAGAGACCGACTCCTCTGAGAACTGA
- the cstpp1 gene encoding centriolar satellite-associated tubulin polyglutamylase complex regulator 1 isoform X2 — MNRLSAAVPAEQYLADSHVLFYLSDAVTQLLEHKEEYTQFGLIRYFAEYFSSVKNSNHVLFREYNYIQATPHNKASFIRVFWRCFRQIGKSGDSLSVLEYRSLLQLLCPDFPVEVVQSAARIVLMDDTTDCLMSFSDFIYAFQLQFYYKEFLESVLGIYQDLLAGKSPNTVFVPTSASVEQMLPLAAEENEKEEPQQDEVEASTLAQCVETLCDRFKHRIAQISVSPGSNSSGSAVGALKEVPRRASPRRNIHHRRRMEVESDGSNEETDSSEN; from the exons atgaACCGTCTGAGCGCCGCCGTGCCCGCGGAGCAGTACCTCG cgGACAGCCACGTCCTGTTCTACCTGAGCGACGCAGTGACCCAGCTGCTGGAGCACAAGGAGGAGTACACCCAGTTTGGCCTGATCCGATACTTTGCAGAATA TTTCAGCAGTGTGAAGAACAGCAACCACGTCCTCTTCAGGGAGTATAACTACATCCAGGCCACTCCGCACAACAAAGCGTCTTTCATCAGAGTCTTCTGGAGATGCTTCAGGCAGATTGGCAAAAGTGGAG ACTCTCTGTCCGTGCTGGAGTACCGGTCCCTGCTGCAGTTACTGTGTCCGGACTTCCCCGTGGAGGTGGTGCAGAGTGCAGCCAG AATTGTTCTGATGGATGACACCACGGACTGTTTGATGTCATTCTCTGACTTCATTTATGCCTTCCAGCTGCAGTTCTATTACAAAG AGTTCTTGGAGAGTGTTCTGGGGATCTACCAGGACCTGTTAGCTGGGAAGAGTCCCAACACGGTCTTCGTCCCAACATCGGCCTCCGTGGAGCAGATGCTGCCTCTGGCAGCAGAGGAGAATGAAAAGGAAGAGCCACAGCAAGATGAGGTGGAGGCGTCCACTCTGGCCCAGTGTGTGGAGACGCTCTGCGACCGGTTCAAGCACAG AATCGCTCAGATCTCTGTGAGTCCTGGTAGCAACAGCAGCGGCAGCGCAGTGGGGGCGCTGAAGGAGGTGCCGAGGAGAGCGTCTCCCCGGAGGAACATCCACCACCGCAGGAGGATGGAGGTGGAGAGCGACGGCTCCAACGAAGAGACCGACTCCTCTGAGAACTGA
- the c5h15orf40 gene encoding UPF0235 protein C15orf40 homolog isoform X2 has translation MFLRSAVVVSAGFSRGLYYEAGFGVSEAKGQSTAPAGGAADTHTSGPVTRDKNGAVTITVHAKPGSKHSSITDVSAEAVGIAIAAPPTDGEANAELIRYLAEALELKKSHISLDKGSRSRDKLIKVDSSLSPEEVLRRLRQAAG, from the exons ATGTTCCTCCGGTCCGCTGTGGTCGTGTCTGCTGGTTtctccaggggcctgtactacgaagcgggatttggggttagcgag GCGAAAGGGCAGTCAACGGCTCCTGCGGGTGGAGCGGCTGACACACACACTTCTGGTCCGGTTACCCGAGACAAAAATGGCGCCGTTACCATAACGGTGCACGCCAAGCCTGGCTCCAAGCACAGCAGCATCACAG ATGTTTCGGCGGAGGCGGTGGGAATTGCTATCGCTGCACCGCCTACAGATGGAGAAGCAAACGCTGAGCTTATCCGCTACCTGGCAGAAGCTCTGGAGCTGAAGAAGAGTCACATATCACTTGACAAG GGCTCAAGATCGAGAGATAAGCTCATCAAAGTAGACTCCTCTCTCAGTCCAGAGGAGGTGCTGAGGAGGCTCCGACAGGCTGCAGGCTAA
- the c5h15orf40 gene encoding UPF0235 protein C15orf40 homolog isoform X1, which translates to MLNLLRSTGPRWFQDSGLTVKSAYLVPVLGGFTAANKAQTKRLTGGCSTHRPMPKKKVAKGQSTAPAGGAADTHTSGPVTRDKNGAVTITVHAKPGSKHSSITDVSAEAVGIAIAAPPTDGEANAELIRYLAEALELKKSHISLDKGSRSRDKLIKVDSSLSPEEVLRRLRQAAG; encoded by the exons atgttgaacttgcttcgtagtacaggccccaggtggTTTCAGGACTCCGGGTTAACAGTAAAGTCCGCCTACCTTGTCCCGGTGCTGGGCGGgtttacagcagcaaataaAGCCCAAACCAAGCGGCTCACCGGCGGCTGCTCCACACACAGACCGATGCCCAAGAAGAAAGTG GCGAAAGGGCAGTCAACGGCTCCTGCGGGTGGAGCGGCTGACACACACACTTCTGGTCCGGTTACCCGAGACAAAAATGGCGCCGTTACCATAACGGTGCACGCCAAGCCTGGCTCCAAGCACAGCAGCATCACAG ATGTTTCGGCGGAGGCGGTGGGAATTGCTATCGCTGCACCGCCTACAGATGGAGAAGCAAACGCTGAGCTTATCCGCTACCTGGCAGAAGCTCTGGAGCTGAAGAAGAGTCACATATCACTTGACAAG GGCTCAAGATCGAGAGATAAGCTCATCAAAGTAGACTCCTCTCTCAGTCCAGAGGAGGTGCTGAGGAGGCTCCGACAGGCTGCAGGCTAA